In Poecile atricapillus isolate bPoeAtr1 chromosome 1, bPoeAtr1.hap1, whole genome shotgun sequence, the sequence GGAGACCAGAAAACAGATTATTGCCCCTGAACTCATTAGTGAGTGTTTATGACCCCAGTTCATAGTCCACATATGCTCAGCTTCAACACACAGGGCGTGTGTGCTGCAAACAAGGTCACAAAAACCTGATATTGCAAATTCCTGTATGGCAGTTGAACTGGAAAAATAATAGCATAAGGACAACTCCTCACTTTATAGGTTATTTCAAGGAAGTGGGAAATATTAAGCATCTTCTAATAGATATTCTCTAAGTATAGAACAGGATAATTATCTGAGTTTTTGTCTAGTCATATTACAGAAACTATTTAAAGCAGAGTCAAGTCATTTGTTTAAAGCATATATTCATGGTTGAAGGGAATAAGCATTTGGCTTTGAAAAACTCATTTTAATCAATTTTTTTATCAGTATGGTCCAGCATGTTATTCAGAAATGGCTTTCTTCAGTAAATGGATTGTGAATCAATAGTAGTTATAAATAAAGCAGTACAAAAGGCACAACATTCAACAAGCTGCCAATCCCTGGAGCAGAGGATGGCAGAAATCAGTATTCCAAGATGCATACACAAATAAATCAGAAATGGGCAGATAATTAACAAATATCCACCTTTTTACAACAATTTCAGAGTTCCAACTGGTCCTAAGAATGACTGAAATGTACATTAGTTTTTATGTGCTTTATATGACAGACCACTATGAGATGGAGCTCGGTTTGAAGtctgtttttcattaaaaattttcAAGCTTATTCCTCTTAGAATATTAGAGTACTTTTAAATATAGAGAATTAATTGCCAGGCTGCCAAAGATCTTTCTGGAgacatgaaataaattaaaagctgCAGACTTTGTATTATACCTCAAAGGATCAATTCCTGAGATATACTAAATAACCACAACTCCTGTAAGATCAGTGAAAAGTGGTATTACTCAGCATTTTTCAGGATTTGACCTCCAACAGAAAGAGGAACTACAATGTTTTTTCAAGCACACAGATCATAATGAATTTGTATTAGTCATTTGCATCAGGACAATATTATTTAAGTGATGCTAGTAGGAACTTTGAACATGACTCATATTGTGATTGTCATAACTGTTAattattaatgaataaatatgTCATTTGGGTCCTAAAAGCTATGTCCAGGTAATATGTCCAGGCCATTTGTGTAAATGGTTGTTTTCAACTGTGAGAATGTCAGTTGCCAGGAATTcaatattcttttttatttgataATTATTGACCATATATTATGctaaccttaaaaaaaaaaatctcattactCTCTTATCCAAATTATAAGGTTGgtctgttaaaaaataaatgtgattgTTATGGTATAGTTTGAGCCTACAGATTACACATTCAATGTTTTGTACAAAATAAAGATAAGGACAGAGTATTTGTAACTACTGGCCTACAATTTAGGATTGTGCAAGGTGCCATCCTCACTAACCATAAGTTTTTACATATCTTCCAGAATAACTTCTTATTCAAATGGCAGTTCTGGATAATTGCCGCAAACCATACAAATGTCTGATTTCACTTTGAACCCTTCTAAACTATAATGCTGCATTAAAAACTTGAAGAAACTTGATTCACAAGTTTGAATCAGCTTTGAATTTGCCACATTTTAATATAGCTGTTCTGTTCTTCCTTTCAAGACAATTTCCCATTATATCTTCTTATCTTTTTCCCATGATATCTTctaataatatttataacagAACTGCTTAGGGGGCCAGCTGGGAAGGGGGCCCCAAATGTACCAATACATTTTTCTATAAAAGGAAAGCTAGTCTCTGCCTAGCAGATTCAATGGAcaaaaagctggaaggaagcaATAGGGGCACAGGGAACAATGAGATGGCAGCGTACATTGTAccatctttatttttgttttcatttgaatgTTTATGTGCTTTTCCTGAGGCTCTGTTATGAAAGAATTGAGTAGACAGCAAGACCACAGTAACAAGGACATAGACCAAGCTCTAGCAGGCAGCCTATCAAAACACATCAGAGATTTCAAAATGCAAACTTCAAGGAACCAATTCAGTGATACTGGTTTCTAGATGTGCCTCACTTATTCTTCCCTGCATAGCCCATGATCAGTCTTGTACTACCTAAAGTCTTCCACCCTTACACACTCAGGTTGAGGGGGATGGATTTTCTTATTTAATACTTACTCTCTAAGAGGCTAAAATTCAGTGAATTTGTTTTCAATATATTAGTTAGAAAGCATTATCATTTTATAGATAGAAAACATAAAGGTAAAAATTGATGTAAGTACATCTAAAGTATTCTTTTTTCACCTATAAACCACTTCTTCAAGCTATACATGTAATACTTCTTTCATTATTATTCAGtaaaaaattattccattatCCCATCTTTGTTGATAAATGTTTTGAATTATTGGATCAATATTAACAAATACTTTGAGCACACTTCAGATGCATATGAATAACAAACATGTACCCATTACAGCAAGGCAGTCTCCAGGGGGAATTCACTGGGATTGCCAAAACCAGTGAAGATGAGTGAAAGTCATTTTCAAACTATCTCCCAAGGCAATCAAGCACTTTAATGCTtaggagaaaaaacccaaaaacaaacaaaagacacCAGTACTGTATTTGggatataatttattttttcaaaattcgATCAGATGAGTGTAAGGTCCATTTGTATCCAGTTTTAACACCTGCCTGTTTCCGTATGTGCCATGCTTGACAAGAACACCAGCTTCCCTGCATTTGGCACTGCCAGCCAGTTCTTTTTCACACAAAGTCACAAACTGAGAATAAAGTTCcaaccctttttctttttcaatgttTGCATGGTACTGCATCCTTCTTCCCTTTGGTTTACCACCTAGGGTAGCTTGTGGTATGATGAGTACGTCGCCTGGTAAATCAAGAACAGAGACAAACTCGCCGTTTTCATTTTCACTTAATTTAACATTCAACAGCGTATCAactgcaaataaaaacaaaataagagtTAGTATAACTGAAGTGAATTAAACAGGACATCATGAACATGATCCAACAAATGTTTTATGTGTGACAAACCCCTGAGTAAAAGAAACTGTATATTAATGAACTGGAATGTGGACAATCAATAAATACTTAACCAACTAATGTGTCTGAGTATTGTGAGAAATGCGAAGGATATTAACAGCATATGTCTGAAGTTCTGTTTTGGGAGGAAGTGATTTGCTATCTAAAATCCTAAAGTTGATTCTAGTTGGACACCCCCAAAAGAACCCAGGATGCAATTAGTGAGCCTTCCTTAATTGCTTGATATTCAAAAAAGGCAGCATTTGCACAACACTCCACACTATAGGACACAGCATCCTCAGTGCACTTGGGAGAGCGTTCTGCCCTGACTCTCTTTTCATTCTGGTTGCAGGTGTTTGCAGCAGGGCCCAGCACTGAACTGAGTTGAAGGCACAGCTCCACTGTTTGGTCTCAAGTAGAGCAAGTGTCCTTTAGCTCTCCATTTTGAGACATGCAGCTACCAGTTTGTCACTTGACACAGGAGGTGGGCAGGAAGGTCAGATGCAATTTAGCTTATAAGCTAGAACATATAAACTTGCAAATAAAATCAATGCATTTACTAACTTTAGATTTTCTCATGTTTCTATAACAAGTCAAATCATTACCCCAACTCTGTAAAAGGTGGGAGGATACTAGTCATACCTCCAAACACAAATGTTTAGAATCAGGGGAATGTTGTTAGAAGCAAAACCAGCTGAGTTGTGATTTGAGAACCAGACCCACACACTTAAACAGatacaaaatatatttaggAAACAATATTCTCTACAACAGGCACTCAAGGAGGATGGTCCTAGAGGAAATCTCCTGACAGGAAACAGAACGTTATTTTTCTGGCCTGTTTTagctgccccacagctgaaaatgtaattattcTCAAGCAACATTCTCATCAAAATCTTACtagcacaaaataattttttatactGTAGACTTAAATATTTAGCATTACAGAAGGACTGTGCCCCCCAAGACCAAGAGAGAACCCCCCCAGGAGTTGCTCTTAGCATTTTTAATAGCACCTGTACTTGGGCACTACTGGTCCCAGCCATAGACTGAATATTAGTGAAATATATTGTTACACAACCTTTAGCCAAATCACTAGTACCAGCCagccacaggaaagaaaaggggcACTTTTATCTGGAATATATGGCATCACAGAATTTCCCAGGGGAACCAGTGCTACTgatggaggaaaggaaggagaagaaatgacgtaaaagtaaaaaaaaaaacaaaaaacaaaccccaaaacagaaaaaaaaaaaaaaaaagccaaaacagcACCGGGTAAAGAcaaaaattgctattttttgACCTTATCCACAGCATCTTCTCTGCTTCAACGTAAATGTTAAAGTGCATGTGGAGAAGAAGGTAAGAATTGCAGACGCTGCTGTCACTGCTTCTGAACCAGAAAACTGCACAGGCTAACAGTGTATGTAAACACTGCTGAAGTGAGGAGAGGAAAGACACTGTTTCATTATCCATACAACTCCCTCTACCGGCTGTAATGTTAAATATCCTGCACATACAGTCAGATCTGTTAAAATACTATCAAATCAAGCCATGAACTATTTGAAATTCAGCTCTGTCCTGGACTGAACCTATTGCCTGACACATGTAAGATATTAAACAGAAGGTGcagcattttctttgttttccagaatGTGATCGGGGGAATTTGTTTTCTAGGTTAGTAATGAACAGATAGACAAAAAGGCACGGACAactgttaaaagaaacaaactgtACTTTCAGCCAGGTAATTGATTTAGAATAATGCCATCTCATGGCTTATCCAAATGGTTGCTACCTTCTCTGCCTcaactgcttttcttctttttcaaacAATGCAATAATGTATATGGATTATATCATACCAATTTTTGGGACAAGATCCTCATCAGCACCTTTGAAGAAGCATATGTAGATAACAAGCCCTCTCTGGATCTACAAAAGATTACAGAAAACTATGTCAATATTTCTCATTATCTATGATGCATGCTTATCATTAACTCTGGtataaaaaaatgacaaaaccacaaaacagaCAAAGGTTCAAAGAGTAGTTTTAGTTGTTTAGAACAGCTTCAGACATTAAGTTTACACATCACACTGTGGAACATAAGATATGTACCGATTATCTGCACAATGCTTCTACATACAATTAAGACAATTTATTAGCTCCATGTAAAGCCAAATTTAGCTGGAATGTGAAGTATATACAGTACTAACATAGATGAGGTGACAAGATGAATTAGTATACTTAAATGCAGTAtaagaaataaactttttcCTATCAAATGtacagttaaaataattttcagtgtgAATTGTGATATTATTTCCAATtatgaaacatgaaaaacacCACAGGACTtgtcaaattttattttgatgttgAAAGCAATCTAGTACAATATAATTCTGAAAAAACACAGTCTGGTAATTAAATATCTAAATATGACGACCAACAAATGTGAACTTGTTCAAAATATGATAAAGTTGTTCAAAATACTATTTATTAGCTTAGGTAAAATCTAACTGGCAAAATGGAACCTTTCAGCTGATTGGTATAAAGGATATGCCACATATTCAGCATTCAGAGAGCCTACTTGTAAGAATTATATATTTGAGGAAAGCATTGTGTCTCTACTGAGGAGAAAGCACAAGAAAACTCTTGTGTAGTTTTTCTGCTCACTTGATTAGTCCATAAGGAATGCACATGCAACAACCCATGCTTTATTAAGCCAAACTGATaggctctgcagccagcagcaacTATCTCACGCAAAACTATACCTGCATGGCTtaacttctctgggaaaaacCCAAAGTATCCACAGACAGTATACAAAGAAATGTCCCTGCTTCTTTGTCAAGaataagtatatttttaattttgttggaGGAAACATAAATGTCAACTTGTGAAATACCACTGAAGAGATGTTAAATAGGTTGGGACAGGTATTAATATCAATGCTGTCAAAGCAAAAGGATAGAAAATGTGACTAGTTTctaaaaaacacttttttaaaaaacaatttcctctatttgttttttccccttttctttacACAACAAAGATTTTTGGTGCAGAAATCTTAGCTATACACATGAGActttttccctttgttattGCAGAGATTAAACAAAATGCTCAAGGCAATGACTGAGAAAAGCTATGCCTTCTCAACTATTTTTCTAATAACTAACTTCTGAAAAAAGAGAATGCTCTTTGTGGCCAAAATATCACATGCTGAGAACTTTCAAAAGCTTCAAATGGTTCCTTTCAAAACTCAATATGACCACTGCAGAATATTATACAGATTCCCAAATGATAGCCATATTTCATAAACACTGTAAGAAATTTGATGGCCAGAACCTGAAATGACATTTCAAATCATCTGTTCAAATAAGGGAGGGAAATGCAGACTGACATACATTAGATATCCTTACACGTTTAGctaaatattaatttcagaaaCAGACTGTGTCAGGATATTAGTAGGTAACGCACAAATAGCtactaataaaaatatttttgataaaaTAGGCAGAATTTATTTATATTGCATACGTCTAACTCCAGCATTAGAAATAAGTGACTGTGATACAGCACACATTACAGAAAATCATTTTAATTCTGAGagttatcttttttttgttcagtctcacAGCAGTAATGACATTCTGCAAGCAGCTCATTTAAAGACACCAAAAAGTGACGTGACCCCTGTGAGTCTGAAGGCTAGAGAGATATAGACTAAGTAAAATAAATCATGATTTTTCCAGCCTCTGCCCTTATTTGATGTTTTTGAATAAACTATTTATCACAAGGATGAGACAAACATATTGAAGAAAAATAGAGGGACAGGAGATTAAATGAGAAAACAATTAATTCAGAGATAAGTTAAAGCTGATAGAGGATGCTTCTATTTATACTGCATGTTTATGGTCTTCTAGAACATTTACAACCATGATATAGTTGAAAGCTATGCAACTATTTGTAAACTGAAACTTACGGTTTCAGTTATGACTGAAAACTGTGGTTCAACATGTTTCAACCCCTTGTTAAGTCTTAAATTGTTCTTAGTTGAATAGAAGATGTAAAATTGAACGCAATTACATAATTACAATATACCTAATAACATATGTCAGTCTAACCTTATATGAGTTTTCCAGGTGTCCTAAAACCCGTGCTCAGTGTCAATGTAACATGTAAACTTTTTGAACCAAAGCAAAACCATTGCCATTGCTGCAGGTCCTCTGTAACCTATCAAAGCCTAGTTGACTGCTACTCATACCTATAGTTAATGCACAAAAATTCGAGCAAAATAACAGAAGCTCATAAATTCAACATGCTGGTGTGCAAACAGCCACTGCAAGGAACTTAACACAGTGACAGATCAGGaaagctgtgctctgtgtggaTCTACTGTGAGCAGTTAAATGCCTACAATGAACAAACCAGCAAAGCAAGATACTGTGCAACACTGGCATTTATTATTCAGCTGGTTTAAGTAATCCTCAGATCAGGCAACCTGCACCATGAAGGGCTGAAGTACCCAGCCCCAACGCCATACAGAGAGCCTAGCAATGCTGCCTCCAAACAACGATTTTTTAGCTcttttgcaggaaaaaacaaacaactgacTCCTTCCTTACCCTCGTTACTAAATACATTCATCTGTATTTCTCAGGATTTCATTagcaaaactgaaatatattcTGCAAAATACTATCTCTACcttttagtattttttcctccaggaaaGTGCAATGGCTAATAAAAACAGTGGTACTTTGTAATTCTTAGAAAGTCAGTTTGTGAAACCAATTTGcataaattattctgtgacAT encodes:
- the DTD2 gene encoding D-aminoacyl-tRNA deacylase 2, which gives rise to MAAARPARARALLQQSLSARLQVRPPERGCEAQWVEIQRGLVIYICFFKGADEDLVPKIVDTLLNVKLSENENGEFVSVLDLPGDVLIIPQATLGGKPKGRRMQYHANIEKEKGLELYSQFVTLCEKELAGSAKCREAGVLVKHGTYGNRQVLKLDTNGPYTHLIEF